The Sebastes umbrosus isolate fSebUmb1 chromosome 4, fSebUmb1.pri, whole genome shotgun sequence genomic sequence AGCTGTTTCATTTGTTCCGAGAAGATAAGGCTCTCCTTCTCCATTGACGCCTCAGTGGGGTCATCTTGTAGGCACCTCTGAGAAACCTGCTCCAGAAAAGAATAAGATCTCTTCTGGCTCGTATTATAGACCGTACACATGAGTGAGCTTTGAGGTCCCAAGTAAAGACTTTCATCGATTATGCCACCATCTTTGAAATCAGCATGTGAGGTTGATGCGTCTGAGCAGTCTTTCTGATCCATCGCAATGCACTCCTTAGTTGTTTGCCCGACTTGCTCATGAAAAGTCATGACACCTTGGTTTCCATCAACACGTTTAGAGGAACTTTTTGCATATTCAAAAGACTGCAAGGGGAGAGATGATGAAGGAATCTTGTTGAATTTTGAAAAGTCCCTTCCTTTGTGCTGATATAAGGGATCTAGACATACAAATTTAGCTTGATCAGAGTTAGGCTTACTGGCACTAACATTTGAAAACCAATTGCTCTTTGAAGGAAGCTCACTGGCATCTTGCTTATCATCATTTAGTCCTTCAGAAGTTCTCTTGAGACgttctgtctttttctccaaGAGCATGGTAGTGGGTATGGTGCATGTGATTAGGGGGATTTTATGTGACATTACAGTGTTTTCAATTTGTCTGTCTTTAGACATGTAATCTGCTTGATTTTCATCACTCTTAGATGGTTTCACTGCCAtgacaggacgctgactgtatGAATGTGGCTCATGACTTAAATTGGTCTGTGATGTTGTTTTGAGTTTATCTTGGTCAATATTTGGCTTAATGGCTCGCAAACTCTCAGTAGAGGGAACAGATCTGTAAGAATGACAATCTCGCCTTACGGAGGTTTCCTGTAATTTATCTGTTCTTTCAAAATAGTGTTGATGAACTGAGTCAGTTTTTTGTAGCTGCAACTTTACACCGAGTACTTCCTCTAATTTACTTTTGAAAGGTGATATAAGAAAGTGACCTGTTGATTCTGTGTGCAGTTCTTGTGAGGTAGAGGCCGACACCACTGCTGGTGTTGTATTGCGAATTTTCTTGTCCTTAGAGTCAGATGAGGTATGGCTTGAGGCTAAGCAAGTGGGGATGTACTTGCTTCTGGGGTAAGGGGTTTGATCAAGAGAGTGTTTCATATCAGCTGTTTTCATCTGGCTGGAAGTGTCAGTGTGGCTTGATTTGGAGAGGAACTTGTCTATACTTTGTAGAACTCTTAGAGTTCTTAGTTCAAGATCAGGGTGAAGATGATGAAGGTTGGCATCCTTGTTAACAGTAGACTTGTGAGGCATGTCCTCCTTCATGGATGTTGAGCCTCTGCTAGGTGATTTCTGAGTCAAGTTTTTGAAGGTTTCATGACCACTAAAAGCAGAAGCACTAGTACTACTTGGGCCAGAGCAAGTTAAGTACTCATATGGTTTCTCATCCATAGTTGGGGTAGAACACCGGTCATCAGACTCACTTTCCGAAGCCACTGGCTGGTTGGTTTCACTTGCATCAATATGTGAAAGTGATATTTTGCCAGCAGACAGTTCTGCCTTTTGACTGTACATTTGAGATGTACTGCATACCTCTGTGGGTTGGACAGTTTCAGGGTAGGTAGTTTCACTGATGAATGGTATTTTTTCCTGGCATTGAACAACTTCTTCAATCTTGCCTTGTGAGTGTGAGACATGTGGTTGTATTGTATCCTCTCCTGAGGTGTCTATTCCAATAAATGGAATTACAACCACATTATGGATCTTTTCCAATCCCTCATTTGTTTTGTCGATCTGTTTGAGATATGTTTCTTTAGTTAGTGCCACTTCAGCTTCACACTGAGGTGAATGAGACTGATGATGAAATGGTTCTTTTTCAGTTGTGTTATCAACATTTTGCTCTCCCTCAATTGCTTTGGTATCCAGATTTTCATGATAATCACTTGTCTGATTGAAGTTTGCCATTACTTTGTTTGGGCTTCCTGTTTCAACACTGCCATTTGTCTGGGGAACAGACCCATCTAATGAACAGTTGTTCTCATCAGACATGGGTAATTCTGTCTTTGCTGCCAAACAAatatcattttctgaacttttcCCAACTGCAGTTTCAGCAGAAATATGCTCCATTTCTGATGGAGCGGGAGGACATTTTTCTAAAATGGCAGGTTCATCTGTCAACCCACTGCCATTTGCACACagctttttcaactgcaaatcaTGGCAGGCATCGTCTTCGTTGTCAGCTTGAGGTGGTTGCTCATCCAATGGTGGTTCTGGATTACTCTCTGTGATGGAGTCCTTTTTTAATGAGTCTGGGCCATCACACATCATAGGTGCTGGCTGATCACTTAAATCACTGTCAGCTTGCACAGGTGAAACACAGCGGTCTTTCTCCTCAAGTCCATCTTCTTTTTCAAAGTGATCTTCATGTTTCACTTTCCAGTTTCCCCTATCTGGCTGATCACTCAAATCACTGTCGGCTTGCACAGGTGAAACACAACAGTCTTTCTCCTCAAGTCCATCTTCTTTTTCAAAGTGATCTTCATGTTTCATCACTTTACCTTTGTGTACTGTACAATCATCCACATCTTCATTTACATTGTCAGCTTTGCCTGGTGAGATTGCTTTAGGCTCCTCTCCAGATAACTGCTTATCATTTTCCAAAAGATTTCCATTGTAGAATATACCTGATTCTTTGTTTGTTGAATCTTCATTTGTATGAATCAATTTTGGAGAAGGTTCTACTTTGCCTTCTTggcatgttttttctttcactttccaGTTTTCCCTATCTGGCTGATCACTCAAATCACTGTCAGCTTGCACAGGGGAAATGCAACGGTCTTTCTCCTCAAGTCCATCTTCTTTTTCAAAGTGATCTTCACATTTCATCACTTTACCTTTGTGTACTGTGCAATCATCCACATCTTCATTTACATTGTCAGCCTTGCCTGGTGAGATTGCTTTAGGCTCCTCTCTAGATAACTGCTTATCATTTTCCAAAAGATTTCCATTGTAGAATATACCTGATTCTTTGTTTGTTGAATCATCATTTGTATGAATCAATTTTGGAGAAGGTTCTACATTGCCTTCTTggcatgttttttctttcactttccaGTTTTCCCTATTTGGCTGATCACTCAAATCACTGTCGGCTTGCACAGGTGAAACACAACGGTCTTTCTCCTCAAGTCCATCTTCTCTTTCAAAGTGATCTTCATGTTTCATCACTTTACCTTTGTGTACTGTACAATCATCCACATCTTCATTTACATTGTCAGCCTTGCCTGGTGAGATTGCTTTAGGCTCCTCTCTAGATAACTGCTTATCATTTTCCAAAAGATTTCCATTGTAGAATATACCTGATTCTTTGTTTGTGGAATCATCATTTGTATGAATCAACTTTGGAGAAGGTTCTACATTGCCTTCTTGGTATgtcttttctttcactttccaGCTTTCCCTATGTTTGGATTCATTTTCATCATGCTCAACTGTATGAACCACATCACTTGCTGCTTTGTTGGAGACTACCTCTTTGTCTGTCACAGATTTGGATGAATCCCTTCCATGTTTTTGCAATAAACTCATCTCTGTAGCTTCAGAATTTTCAATGCCATCTTTCATATCCCTCTTCTCATTGCTGCATCCATGTAACAAGTAGCCAATTCCTGAAGCAGTCTGATCATTTTCTGGCTGAACGGATACACTTTCCATCGCTTCTTGTACAAGAATGAATGTTCCATCACCTTTACAAGATGGTCCTTTCGTGTGCTCCAAGCTCCCAGTTTTTTGCGAAGGGGTACAACTCTTCTTATTTTCAGAGGCGCTTCGGACATCATTCACCTCGTTAATAATCTCTGTTGACTGTACCGTCTCTTTCTGacactggaaaaagaaaaagaaaacagaataagaataagaattacatatatttattacaaatgTCTTTCATTCAGTGAAAACCATGACTGCTGTTTCTCTCTACGAGTGATTTTTCAAggttgaccaatgaaatcctttgctGTAACTGATCTCCACCATTTTGCATAGTAATTAAAAATGTGCTTCTGTAGTACGATTTTGGCTAAAATGTTTGGGAAATATTGCGCATAccactggataaatgagacttggataaTATTGCACGAGTTGTGTGTACTCCATTGTCGGCCAAGTCTGGATTCtctgttcaccgtggaggcaagttttcttcaagaatttaAGGTAACACACTGTGAGTAATTGAtacacaaatggtcattttaaagGTGAAGTATTTCTTTAAGAAGATAGTTGCTGCCTGACATGGGGATGCATCAGTCATAAACAAAGTACCAATTTTGGCATTAAATTTGCCTGCTTTTCTGTCAACTTGCCAACTTTATGCCCATCAATCGGAACAGAGCCCTAACACAATAAATGGGATGTATGAAGGCATTCCTGTTCAGTTGGTTAAATCTCTGTAGCctttatacagtacatcagcAGCATGGTATGTGCAGTCCATCTGGGGAATGTGTGCATTACCAGAGTGCAGCACAAGACAGACATGATAGGCACTGCACAGGGTTCTTGGAAATAAGTACACAAACATCAATACTTCTTCTAGTATATGGTTTATACAGTGCAAACCATTAGGAGCATATGAAGCATCTTCAGGAAGATGGGATGGACTTCCATTAGACTGCCCATAAGGGAAGGCAAGTCTTGGTTGTATGCTGATGTGTTGGAGTGTCCCCCGGAGAATGAAAGGATAGCCTCAGTTTTGTttgtgctgatgtgccaaataGCATTTCAGAGTCTTTACATCAAATTATGGTAGAAACTGGTAGATTGACAGAATAAACCTAAATAGGGTAGTGAATTGAACTCTGAATGTACGTCAGAGCCTCAGATTTTTCAGCATCCCAAGGGAGGCTGGAGACAATCTCCATTGCAGTGACAACTGTTTGGAGCTGTGGCCAAAAGGTCTGAGAGGATTTGCAGAGAGAGCTTGTGACTCCCAGTCAGATGCCACAGCACTCTGCCAGAAAACAGTAGATTGTCCCTTCCAACTTACCCTATTAACTTCAATAGATGATTGTATGTCTATTACTACATGACAAGCACACAAATTTGATTCTTTAATTGTTCTATATTCTAAACaccatctaaaaaaaatcatgacaaaaacattaaATGCATAATAGTTTGCCTTCAATGTAACAGTAACATTAGAAACAAACCTGAATTGCTTCCTGTAGCTCCACGGATGACTTGAGTGTGTTCAATGTTTCACTAGCTTCTTTCCCATCGCTGGACACAGAAGTCTCTTTTCTGTTGACTTGTGGATCTGAAGTGACTATCTCTGCATTGGAGTTTCTCAGTGACAAGTCCAAAACCACAGATCCTTGGTCCAACACAGAGTTGTCTTTTTTGCTGAGGTCCAAAGCTTTTGAAATCGAAGGGTCTGCAGTGTCTGTTGTACTCGGGAAAGGAGCAAATGAATTGGCCTTGAGATCAGACTGAGCTGGGGCTGGTACCATTGCACTGGGCATTTCCAAAGAATCACTCTCTTCTGAACATGGGTACGAGTCATGAAAGAACCTGGCTGTTGACCGGCTGTAGAACAGACCTATCCACATGTGGACAATGAGCCGCACCTCTTCACTGGTGTCTTGCATGGAGAAATCCCACGGGCTATCAAAGAAGTGAAATGTACACAAAATTAGCTCTTTCAGTTGAATAATTGGTGATCATGTCATCTGAACTAAAAGTAAACTTCACCGCATATTGCCCACATTTGTCAACTAGATACAAATAGGTATAGCACTGAAATTATGTGAAAACTaaatatacttattttacttttatgtcGATATTTCTTGTATAAATAAGTAGCACAATGTACATACCCATGCAAGGCTCGGACGATAGTTCTATCCTTTGGGTCACTTGTAAACTTGCTGTCTAGATCAAAGTCATAGTTTTCTTCCCATTGCTTCGTGACTTGGATAGATCCATCCTGGTCAATAAAGGTACGGGTCTGTCTGAACTTTCTTCTGCACACCATGTGTTTTTTCAGGCATTCTGGAGTTCTGCAGTTTTGatcatttctgtctttctggCCGACAGAGGGGTGTAGTGTTTTAATTCCATTGCCATACAATGTGTGGTGATGGTGCAGCAGTCTGGTAGAACCACTTAAAGGGGATACCTGGAAGGGTGTACCTGGCAAACCCAACAGTAGAGAGGAAGACGGGGGCAATGAGTAAGCATGTTCTTTAGATACCAAATCAACCAATTCAGTGCCTCCCACAAGATGGCTTGGTGTAGGAGACTCAAGAGGCTGCGTGggtctagcagcagcagcaggctgtctAAGCAGAGCATGAAGAACTGACTCTTGTTCAGCACTGGTAACATCTTTTGTAAGGTCACACTTCTTCAAACCTGTCTCAGGTTTTCTCCCAAGTGCTGGGTCTGGCTGTGGTGGAACCTGGTCATTACTGGCACCGAGTGCCAAGTCAGCAAGTAAGTTCAAAGCATCTGTAGATGAGCAAGCACTGGTCATTTTTTCCTTAACAGTCTTCCTGACAGAATTATCCCTAGTACACTCTTTGTTTTTGAGTTtttcactggcaaaacaagctGGGGTTTGAAAATGCAACCACCCTGTGAAGACaaaacagaggagaaaaaaagagcatgaaaataaaaagtagcACATTGAaagcattttaaatatatacCAATGTATTACTATTAGGAACCTGTCACCAACTTGTGAAGGGATTGGTTTATTAAGCCAATAACACCATGTATGGGTGCAGACGCGCAAGAGAAGCAAAAATGCAGCACAAGCCAGAGAAGAACAAAAGCAATCTATGAACTAGCAAAGACTTAGCAAAGACTTAGCAAAGTGCAGCGATAGCATGCTAAGGACAGATGCAGAGGTGACAGATCCAAGAAAAGGGTCAGTTTCAATGTCATGCACAATACTGAAGAGATGTTAGACACCatcatgcacaaaaaataagcaTTTCAAATTTTGAAATACGACTTACATTTCTTTTTGACATATTCTGTAGAGATGCCTTGATGCTTTTTGAGCGTTTTAATCCTTCCCCTTCTTGGAAAGATTGATGGAGGCCTATGTAGGATTTGAGGTTGTTCGTCTAAAATGGTTTGCTCTTGTGTCTTTGAAGAGTCTTTCCTTTGTTGAGTATCCTGACCCTCTGTAACCTTATCTGGTGGCTCT encodes the following:
- the tasor2 gene encoding uncharacterized protein tasor2 isoform X4 gives rise to the protein MIQNGLEKDVSKCQGVLVPVSETSVVFQNNILAPLKSAYLYEESKQSFRYKSAVLVNNKAQEEKYCAFRAKRREEGYSEEDLKESYGFLLFDDVNKANALGESGVLNGNSTCTTLGDPSNGVYISMYSDCLDLNRWYHGKSGYIAIIRLTKGRVKKVLENYTQNFTAPTVGFDCHVSEQLPSVSAKTSSFLAFERTQYYMYELLNDGSDVTTQSPSAACPFAIVSFSYTDTKATLEAPQEKSEEKKLAGHYLLWKGQLQIGTQFYDVGLRSTAGALIPAELPPVVKIDRAISMLDLRQLLPKAVFETCFSREVFLDGLYCSLCELVSSEAEDTSSLSLLLREIKEKDLALTIQLNDGGFLILLHPSHFLTYDDTGSSATDVLQGMFVFPVSQVIQRDTKSGHRKCAMSSEILQVLPVLSYAEGEVEKAPMDPGEELCEVLTQHMQSYAALINPGLASSPSREVSMFPDQYDVPDAHKHLYSSPEWTNRAWQSFKSYLSKPVSFQLPVSKASEILAAGKEERIEDLDDDVYICLSSPEEVPTNPVNMESEDQLTGQRSPVNVETSVDSCITSTEAQVDSTAVPQNVAPDDLQAGDASKGICKSDQTMLIKTDDMGAKNLLIPSTSDELPAELIVSITSAEQAVTDESLSMINAVSATKHNDFQLSGFPTDKLQMAGVNSLNDETATTKTILDCPEVTNLTKTKQRKLRRGQSKVQKRVSKACIETPNLQIPVEDVNLKSQKEDLAKESSPQLSSPSTVDQRKVGRRKRNFRMPSSKYLNLRSASVGLEEPEEQKTDPGQESLESTVLMDLEAFPLRKKTERWDLKPVISECGRILVPHGSVDIADLKFLKAKLQSRKDEQCPEKMLVDTSVNAHGTVEIQQESRTALETAVGETEATTSKDGGNHLQNVVVSDVNPELSILRSSDDGNGSLTLNRESSEHSSKTDGTATPPSEAVKEKLTEKIAAKGEFLLSKLKSVLLRGKRKTDLLGETTADGAQDAEPCLKKGRVDSQTGMLMSNYAITSVQDANVKDVSKMLSVDPLFAYALGLTPKEPPDKVTEGQDTQQRKDSSKTQEQTILDEQPQILHRPPSIFPRRGRIKTLKKHQGISTEYVKKKCTPFQVSPLSGSTRLLHHHHTLYGNGIKTLHPSVGQKDRNDQNCRTPECLKKHMVCRRKFRQTRTFIDQDGSIQVTKQWEENYDFDLDSKFTSDPKDRTIVRALHGPWDFSMQDTSEEVRLIVHMWIGLFYSRSTARFFHDSYPCSEESDSLEMPSAMVPAPAQSDLKANSFAPFPSTTDTADPSISKALDLSKKDNSVLDQGSVVLDLSLRNSNAEIVTSDPQVNRKETSVSSDGKEASETLNTLKSSVELQEAIQCQKETVQSTEIINEVNDVRSASENKKSCTPSQKTGSLEHTKGPSCKGDGTFILVQEAMESVSVQPENDQTASGIGYLLHGCSNEKRDMKDGIENSEATEMSLLQKHGRDSSKSVTDKEVVSNKAASDVVHTVEHDENESKHRESWKVKEKTYQEGNVEPSPKLIHTNDDSTNKESGIFYNGNLLENDKQLSREEPKAISPGKADNVNEDVDDCTVHKGKVMKHEDHFEREDGLEEKDRCVSPVQADSDLSDQPNRENWKVKEKTCQEGNVEPSPKLIHTNDDSTNKESGIFYNGNLLENDKQLSREEPKAISPGKADNVNEDVDDCTVHKGKVMKCEDHFEKEDGLEEKDRCISPVQADSDLSDQPDRENWKVKEKTCQEGKVEPSPKLIHTNEDSTNKESGIFYNGNLLENDKQLSGEEPKAISPGKADNVNEDVDDCTVHKGKVMKHEDHFEKEDGLEEKDCCVSPVQADSDLSDQPDRGNWKVKHEDHFEKEDGLEEKDRCVSPVQADSDLSDQPAPMMCDGPDSLKKDSITESNPEPPLDEQPPQADNEDDACHDLQLKKLCANGSGLTDEPAILEKCPPAPSEMEHISAETAVGKSSENDICLAAKTELPMSDENNCSLDGSVPQTNGSVETGSPNKVMANFNQTSDYHENLDTKAIEGEQNVDNTTEKEPFHHQSHSPQCEAEVALTKETYLKQIDKTNEGLEKIHNVVVIPFIGIDTSGEDTIQPHVSHSQGKIEEVVQCQEKIPFISETTYPETVQPTEVCSTSQMYSQKAELSAGKISLSHIDASETNQPVASESESDDRCSTPTMDEKPYEYLTCSGPSSTSASAFSGHETFKNLTQKSPSRGSTSMKEDMPHKSTVNKDANLHHLHPDLELRTLRVLQSIDKFLSKSSHTDTSSQMKTADMKHSLDQTPYPRSKYIPTCLASSHTSSDSKDKKIRNTTPAVVSASTSQELHTESTGHFLISPFKSKLEEVLGVKLQLQKTDSVHQHYFERTDKLQETSVRRDCHSYRSVPSTESLRAIKPNIDQDKLKTTSQTNLSHEPHSYSQRPVMAVKPSKSDENQADYMSKDRQIENTVMSHKIPLITCTIPTTMLLEKKTERLKRTSEGLNDDKQDASELPSKSNWFSNVSASKPNSDQAKFVCLDPLYQHKGRDFSKFNKIPSSSLPLQSFEYAKSSSKRVDGNQGVMTFHEQVGQTTKECIAMDQKDCSDASTSHADFKDGGIIDESLYLGPQSSLMCTVYNTSQKRSYSFLEQVSQRCLQDDPTEASMEKESLIFSEQMKQLLKRTKREHNRQQDTHDKQNLSCASPVTVHFCSLEEQEDSVDHLNAHLDAPSLFGQKIKVDMSDRKYLTDTTEEDKTLHPQKISQGTGNPMEHAGVSGVTSECTRVYEAMMNDVCAVKTVPSRPKHFRMDGVYPKTEPSYHFDFCDEMKKEMESFRSSLNSVVKKSCKTKYRFYILVTSDDAFFEETKAHLEAEGHTAVQPSEFFLGEDSSSSLLIILRNEDIAEHICEVPHLLELKKSPGVHFAGIDEPDDVVNLTHQELFTRGGFIMFDRAALEPLSLCNLKKMSEILQELSRTGKWKWMLHYRDSRRLKENARLSAEAKEKKHFLNWCQETGILEVLPYHECDLMSKDQPDYLSCLARLQVQNISARCPVFITDTTTDSAFGKNGILTTTFESFLTYSPSKTFTA
- the tasor2 gene encoding uncharacterized protein tasor2 isoform X1 yields the protein MIQNGLEKDVSKCQGVLVPVSETSVVFQNNILAPLKSAYLYEESKQSFRYKSAVLVNNKAQEEKYCAFRAKRREEGYSEEDLKESYGFLLFDDVNKANALGESGVLNGNSTCTTLGDPSNGVYISMYSDCLDLNRWYHGKSGYIAIIRLTKGRVKKVLENYTQNFTAPTVGFDCHVSEQLPSVSAKTSSFLAFERTQYYMYELLNDGSDVTTQSPSAACPFAIVSFSYTDTKATLEAPQEKSEEKKLAGHYLLWKGQLQIGTQFYDVGLRSTAGALIPAELPPVVKIDRAISMLDLRQLLPKAVFETCFSREVFLDGLYCSLCELVSSEAEDTSSLSLLLREIKEKDLALTIQLNDGGFLILLHPSHFLTYDDTGSSATDVLQGMFVFPVSQVIQRDTKSGHRKCAMSSEILQVLPVLSYAEGEVEKAPMDPGEELCEVLTQHMQSYAALINPGLASSPSREVSMFPDQYDVPDAHKHLYSSPEWTNRAWQSFKSYLSKPVSFQLPVSKASEILAAGKEERIEDLDDDVYICLSSPEEVPTNPVNMESEDQLTGQRSPVNVETSVDSCITSTEAQVDSTAVPQNVAPDDLQAGDASKGICKSDQTMLIKTDDMGAKNLLIPSTSDELPAELIVSITSAEQAVTDESLSMINAVSATKHNDFQLSGFPTDKLQMAGVNSLNDETATTKTILDCPEVTNLTKTKQRKLRRGQSKVQKRVSKACIETPNLQIPVEDVNLKSQKEDLAKESSPQLSSPSTVDQRKVGRRKRNFRMPSSKYLNLRSASVGLEEPEEQKTDPGQESLESTVLMDLEAFPLRKKTERWDLKPVISECGRILVPHGSVDIADLKFLKAKLQSRKDEQCPEKMLVDTSVNAHGTVEIQQESRTALETAVGETEATTSKDGGNHLQNVVVSDVNPELSILRSSDDGNGSLTLNRESSEHSSKTDGTATPPSEAVKEKLTEKIAAKGEFLLSKLKSVLLRGKRKTDLLGETTADGAQDAEPCLKKGRVDSQTGMLMSNYAITSVQDANVKDVSKMLSVDPLFAYALGLTPKEPPDKVTEGQDTQQRKDSSKTQEQTILDEQPQILHRPPSIFPRRGRIKTLKKHQGISTEYVKKKWWLHFQTPACFASEKLKNKECTRDNSVRKTVKEKMTSACSSTDALNLLADLALGASNDQVPPQPDPALGRKPETGLKKCDLTKDVTSAEQESVLHALLRQPAAAARPTQPLESPTPSHLVGGTELVDLVSKEHAYSLPPSSSLLLGLPGTPFQVSPLSGSTRLLHHHHTLYGNGIKTLHPSVGQKDRNDQNCRTPECLKKHMVCRRKFRQTRTFIDQDGSIQVTKQWEENYDFDLDSKFTSDPKDRTIVRALHGPWDFSMQDTSEEVRLIVHMWIGLFYSRSTARFFHDSYPCSEESDSLEMPSAMVPAPAQSDLKANSFAPFPSTTDTADPSISKALDLSKKDNSVLDQGSVVLDLSLRNSNAEIVTSDPQVNRKETSVSSDGKEASETLNTLKSSVELQEAIQCQKETVQSTEIINEVNDVRSASENKKSCTPSQKTGSLEHTKGPSCKGDGTFILVQEAMESVSVQPENDQTASGIGYLLHGCSNEKRDMKDGIENSEATEMSLLQKHGRDSSKSVTDKEVVSNKAASDVVHTVEHDENESKHRESWKVKEKTYQEGNVEPSPKLIHTNDDSTNKESGIFYNGNLLENDKQLSREEPKAISPGKADNVNEDVDDCTVHKGKVMKHEDHFEREDGLEEKDRCVSPVQADSDLSDQPNRENWKVKEKTCQEGNVEPSPKLIHTNDDSTNKESGIFYNGNLLENDKQLSREEPKAISPGKADNVNEDVDDCTVHKGKVMKCEDHFEKEDGLEEKDRCISPVQADSDLSDQPDRENWKVKEKTCQEGKVEPSPKLIHTNEDSTNKESGIFYNGNLLENDKQLSGEEPKAISPGKADNVNEDVDDCTVHKGKVMKHEDHFEKEDGLEEKDCCVSPVQADSDLSDQPDRGNWKVKHEDHFEKEDGLEEKDRCVSPVQADSDLSDQPAPMMCDGPDSLKKDSITESNPEPPLDEQPPQADNEDDACHDLQLKKLCANGSGLTDEPAILEKCPPAPSEMEHISAETAVGKSSENDICLAAKTELPMSDENNCSLDGSVPQTNGSVETGSPNKVMANFNQTSDYHENLDTKAIEGEQNVDNTTEKEPFHHQSHSPQCEAEVALTKETYLKQIDKTNEGLEKIHNVVVIPFIGIDTSGEDTIQPHVSHSQGKIEEVVQCQEKIPFISETTYPETVQPTEVCSTSQMYSQKAELSAGKISLSHIDASETNQPVASESESDDRCSTPTMDEKPYEYLTCSGPSSTSASAFSGHETFKNLTQKSPSRGSTSMKEDMPHKSTVNKDANLHHLHPDLELRTLRVLQSIDKFLSKSSHTDTSSQMKTADMKHSLDQTPYPRSKYIPTCLASSHTSSDSKDKKIRNTTPAVVSASTSQELHTESTGHFLISPFKSKLEEVLGVKLQLQKTDSVHQHYFERTDKLQETSVRRDCHSYRSVPSTESLRAIKPNIDQDKLKTTSQTNLSHEPHSYSQRPVMAVKPSKSDENQADYMSKDRQIENTVMSHKIPLITCTIPTTMLLEKKTERLKRTSEGLNDDKQDASELPSKSNWFSNVSASKPNSDQAKFVCLDPLYQHKGRDFSKFNKIPSSSLPLQSFEYAKSSSKRVDGNQGVMTFHEQVGQTTKECIAMDQKDCSDASTSHADFKDGGIIDESLYLGPQSSLMCTVYNTSQKRSYSFLEQVSQRCLQDDPTEASMEKESLIFSEQMKQLLKRTKREHNRQQDTHDKQNLSCASPVTVHFCSLEEQEDSVDHLNAHLDAPSLFGQKIKVDMSDRKYLTDTTEEDKTLHPQKISQGTGNPMEHAGVSGVTSECTRVYEAMMNDVCAVKTVPSRPKHFRMDGVYPKTEPSYHFDFCDEMKKEMESFRSSLNSVVKKSCKTKYRFYILVTSDDAFFEETKAHLEAEGHTAVQPSEFFLGEDSSSSLLIILRNEDIAEHICEVPHLLELKKSPGVHFAGIDEPDDVVNLTHQELFTRGGFIMFDRAALEPLSLCNLKKMSEILQELSRTGKWKWMLHYRDSRRLKENARLSAEAKEKKHFLNWCQETGILEVLPYHECDLMSKDQPDYLSCLARLQVQNISARCPVFITDTTTDSAFGKNGILTTTFESFLTYSPSKTFTA